A stretch of Candidatus Hydrogenedentota bacterium DNA encodes these proteins:
- a CDS encoding PhoH family protein — MTHEIQLNSQDEAVKLLGRNGELRKRIQDETAVRIVDRGAKVVVVGNDAETAVVGKMLDEMLVAVRKGHTPSVSDVTYALNEARNRELDHLGDVLGEVPSALRREFQIKPRTRGQRRYLDTITSHDLTLAIGPAGTGKTYLAMAAAISALLNNVVSRVVLTRPAVEAGENLGFLPGDLQQKVNPYLRPLYDALYSMLDYERARRLIERETIEVAPLAFMRGRTLSNAFVILDEAQNTKHEQMKMFLTRLGENSKAVITGDITQIDLPKGVTSGLVEARNILKGIANIGIVHLTRGDVVRHALVQDIIAAYEHAESRGGEDDRASRSGEETPHAKGFRS, encoded by the coding sequence CTGACACACGAGATACAGCTAAATAGTCAAGACGAAGCCGTAAAGCTTCTGGGACGGAATGGCGAACTGCGCAAGCGCATTCAGGACGAAACCGCCGTGCGCATTGTGGACCGTGGCGCGAAGGTCGTCGTCGTCGGGAATGATGCGGAAACGGCTGTCGTCGGCAAGATGCTTGATGAGATGCTTGTAGCCGTTCGAAAAGGCCACACGCCCAGTGTTTCCGATGTAACCTACGCTCTGAACGAGGCCCGGAACCGCGAATTGGACCATCTCGGCGATGTTCTGGGGGAAGTTCCCAGCGCGTTGCGCCGCGAATTCCAGATCAAACCGCGCACCCGGGGCCAGCGCAGGTATCTGGATACGATCACGAGCCACGATCTTACGTTGGCCATTGGGCCTGCGGGCACGGGAAAGACTTACCTGGCGATGGCCGCGGCGATTTCAGCATTGCTTAACAACGTGGTGAGCCGGGTTGTCTTGACGCGGCCCGCCGTCGAGGCCGGCGAAAACCTCGGCTTCCTGCCGGGGGACCTGCAGCAGAAGGTCAATCCTTATCTGCGGCCGCTGTACGATGCCCTGTACAGCATGTTGGACTACGAGCGCGCCCGCCGCTTGATCGAACGCGAAACGATCGAGGTCGCGCCCCTGGCGTTCATGCGCGGCCGAACACTGTCTAATGCATTTGTTATCTTGGACGAAGCCCAGAATACCAAGCATGAGCAGATGAAGATGTTTCTGACGCGGCTAGGCGAGAATTCGAAAGCCGTGATTACAGGCGATATTACACAGATCGACCTGCCCAAGGGCGTCACGTCGGGCCTGGTCGAGGCCCGCAACATCCTCAAGGGCATCGCGAACATCGGGATCGTGCACCTGACGCGCGGCGATGTGGTCAGACATGCCCTCGTGCAGGACATCATCGCGGCCTACGAGCATGCTGAATCGCGCGGCGGCGAGGATGACCGCGCCTCGCGTTCCGGCGAGGAGACGCCGCACGCCAAAGGGTTTAGGTCATGA